One window of the Rosa rugosa chromosome 3, drRosRugo1.1, whole genome shotgun sequence genome contains the following:
- the LOC133737235 gene encoding uncharacterized protein LOC133737235, giving the protein MAIGDFNAVLGAHEAKNGSIPTRSSCEDFRDATERCHFTHLDTSGAFFTWSKGRGRKHLERRLDRSLCDDGWFEAWPFTNCTALPRVVSDHNGLLFSAGKSVPGGPKPFRFQSMRLLHSSFKELVANCWSATRPAGCPMYVTLQKLKALKLCLKQWNNTVFGNVHRNLELARAKLTAIQQDIASHGSTDINFEAEVLAKADVLNAVKHQETFWRDRARVKWFTEGDKCSNFFHAYARNKARRSSMLCLQVGGNLLTDPQDIANHVVEFYKSLYATDVAPSGVVDFCKVIPSFVSEDDNSVLVSIPTAEEIRHVVFSMDPSSSPGPDGFPGSFYQSCWDIVGNDVIGFVQFFFQQNWLYPNANSNFIVLIPKTEGANMISQFRPIALANFLFKIIPKIMADRLGPIASRIVSAHQIAFLKGRRIADCIGLVSEGFNLLDRKIYGGNVGIKVDIAKAFDTLHWQFLFQVLERFEFSSRFRNLIQTILNSAKLSVLINGTPQGFFSCARGVRQGDPLSPLLFCIAEEALSRGLSSLFDARKIKPISMPRSCLITHVLYDDDLFIFCRGDIFSLHRLQLFLDEYGAASGQIVNKEKSTFYTGDNYSHWRRVIKRLLGFKLGTTPLTYLGVPIFKGKPRRIHLQAIADKAKSRLVGWKVCVPKKEGGLRLRDLKSLNLAALLSLSWSTLTSGSIWSSYASQRFSICCNMKYRYFRSSVWHGLKAALPFIFHNSKWLIGDGKFVNLWMDKWLNAPLIVKLQAPNFPKRLMSKVENFITNQQWTLPNEFSILFPVLAAEILQIPLPIEPENDVLIWVPSSSGSFSFSDGYHLVRQSFSEDECVSKVWHSFIPPRLSLLAWRLSYDKLPTDVQLQERGIPIVSVCQLCTFGYIEDSTHLFVTCSFAQHVWQWLACCFRTFLPTSGTIGGLFTSIIGKSFSPQLKNIWLASCLYALMAIWKARNKLRFEDKRPSLMRIFSSLKVWLRFAAPYMPGYSNGLVDTQLLVGLGIQPIPKNRVAPRLVLWHPPIFPWIKLNTDGLAKGNPGPAACGGVFRDTHGHYIGGYCQGLGHKSAFYAELMGVIIGIEYAFQYGWRCLWLECDSTSVIACIKSSSFVPPWPIRIAWLTCLARIRAMTFHCSHILREGNTVADRMTNMGLLSPSLV; this is encoded by the exons ATGGCAATAGGAGACTTTAATGCAGTATTGGGGGCTCATGAGGCCAAGAATGGGAGTATCCCTACGCGTTCATCTTGTGAGGATTTTCGCGATGCCACAGAACGATGTCATTTCACCCATCTTGATACTTCAGGGGCTTTCTTTACATGGTCTAAAGGGCGCGGTCGGAAGCACTTGGAACGACGGCTTGATCGCTCCTTATGTGATGATGGCTGGTTTGAGGCTTGGCCATTTACCAACTGTACAGCTCTTCCCCGAGTGGTTTCGGATCATAATGGTTTACTTTTTTCAGCTGGTAAGTCTGTACCAGGGGGTCCTAAACCTTTTCGTTTCCAATCTATGCGGCTTCTCCACTCTTCTTTCAAGGAGTTGGTGGCGAATTGTTGGTCGGCCACCAGGCCAGCTGGTTGTCCCATGTATGTGACGCTACAAAAATTAAAGGCCTTGAAGTTATGCCTTAAGCAATGGAACAACACGGTATTTGGGAATGTTCATAGAAACTTGGAGTTGGCCCGTGCTAAGTTGACTGCTATTCAACAAGATATTGCTTCTCATGGTTCTACTGATATTAACTTTGAGGCTGAAGTTCTTGCAAAGGCCGATGTTCTTAATGCGGTTAAGCATCAGGAGACTTTTTGGAGGGACAGAGCTCGTGTTAAATGGTTTACCGAGGGGGATAAATGCTCAAATTTTTTCCATGCTTATGCCCGCAATAAGGCAAGGCGCTCTTCAATGCTTTGCTTACAGGTTGGGGGAAATCTTCTTACTGATCCACAAGATATTGCTAATCATGTTGTTGAGTTTTATAAATCGTTATATGCTACAGATGTTGCTCCAAGTGGTGTAGTTGATTTCTGCAAGGTCATTCCCTCCTTCGTTTCTGAGGATGATAATTCAGTTTTGGTTTCTATTCCCACTGCAGAAGAGATTCGACATGTTGTTTTCTCTATGGACCCTTCTAGTTCTCCTGGTCCAGATGGTTTTCCCGGCTCCTTTTACCAAAGTTGCTGGGATATTGTTGGTAATGATGTTATTGGCTTTGTGCAATTCTTTTTCCAACAAAATTGGTTATATCCAAATGCTAATTCTAACTTCATTGTGTTAATTCCGAAGACGGAAGGGGCGAATATGATCTCTCAATTCAGGCCAATTGCTTTGGCCAATTTTTTATTTAAGATCATTCCAAAAATTATGGCAGATCGTTTGGGTCCTATAGCTTCACGTATTGTTTCAGCTCATCAGATTGCCTTTCTTAAAGGCCGTCGTATTGCAGATTGCATTGGCCTTGTTTCTGAGGGCTTCAATCTATTGGATAGGAAAATCTACGGAGGTAATGTGGGCATTAAAGTTGATATTGCCAAAGCATTTGATACTCTTCACTGGCAGTTCCTTTTTCAGGTCTTAGAGAGGTTTGAGTTCTCCTCAAGATTCAGAAATTTAATTCAGACTATTTTAAATTCTGCTAAGCTGTCTGTCTTGATTAATGGGACGCCACAAGGTTTTTTTTCTTGTGCTCGAGGGGTAAGACAAGGGGATCCTCTATCTCCTTTATTGTTCTGCATTGCGGAAGAAGCACTAAGTCGAGGACTGTCCTCTCTTTTTGATGCTCGAAAGATCAAACCTATTTCTATGCCGAGGAGTTGTCTAATTACTCATGTGCTCTATGATGatgatctttttattttctgtcgAGGGGATATATTTTCTCTTCACCGTTTGCAACTCTTTCTGGATGAGTATGGTGCTGCTTCAGGTCAGATAGTAAATAAAGAGAAGAGTACTTTTTATACTGGTGACAACTATTCTCATTGGCGTAGGGTTATCAAACGTTTATTGGGCTTCAAGTTAGGTACTACTCCACTTACTTATCTGGGTGTTCCTATATTCAAGGGGAAGCCTCGACGTATACACCTTCAAGCAATTGCTGATAAGGCTAAATCTCGTCTTGTTGGCTGGAAG GTTTGTGTGCCAAAGAAGGAGGGGGGCCTTAGGCTACGTGATCTCAAGTCTCTTAACTTGGCAGCTCTGCTATCTCTTAGTTGGTCTACTCTCACATCGGGTTCAATATGGAGCAGCTATGCATCTCAACGGTTTTCTATTTGCTGCAATATGAAATATCGATATTTTAGGTCCTCGGTTTGGCATGGTTTAAAGGCAGCTCTTCCTTTCATTTTCCATAACTCCAAGTGGCTTATTGGTGATGGAAAGTTCGTGAATTTATGGATGGACAAGTGGTTGAATGCCCCCTTAATTGTAAAATTACAGGCTCCGAATTTTCCCAAACGTTTGATGAGTAAGGTGGAAAATTTTATTACTAATCAGCAATGGACCTTGCCCAatgaattttcaattttgtttccGGTTTTGGCGGCTGAAATTCTTCAAATCCCACTACCAATTGAACCAGAAAATGATGTATTAATTTGGGTGCCTTCAAGCTCaggttctttctctttttctgatgGATACCATCTAGTCCGACAATCATTTTCGGAAGATGAGTGCGTTTCTAAGGTTTGGCATTCTTTCATTCCACCACGGTTATCTTTATTGGCATGGCGCCTTTCCTATGATAAACTACCTACTGATGTGCAGCTTCAAGAACGGGGTATCCCAATAGTGTCTGTTTGCCAGCTTTGTACTTTTGGCTATATTGAGGATTCTACTCACTTATTTGTCACTTGCTCGTTTGCGCAACATGTTTGGCAATGGCTAGCATGCTGTTTTAGGACTTTCTTACCGACTAGTGGCACTATTGGTGGGTTATTTACCTCCATTATTGGCAAGTCTTTCTCTCCCCAACTAAAAAATATTTGGCTTGCTAGTTGTCTCTATGCTCTTATGGCTATATGGAAAGCTCGCAATAAGCTTAGATTTGAGGACAAGCGCCCTTCCCTCATGCGAATTTTTAGCTCTCTCAAGGTTTGGCTTCGCTTTGCTGCTCCTTACATGCCAGGTTATTCGAATGGTTTGGTTGACACTCAGTTGTTGGTTGGGTTGGGTATTCAACCTATTCCTAAAAATCGAGTAGCGCCGCGGTTAGTTCTTTGGCACCCTCCAATTTTTCCTTGGATTAAGTTGAATACTGATGGTCTTGCAAAGGGTAATCCAGGACCTGCAGCTTGTGGTGGTGTGTTTCGTGACACCCATGGTCATTACATTGGCGGTTACTGTCAAGGATTGGGACACAAATCTGCCTTCTACGCGGAGCTTATGGGTGTGATCATTGGGATTGAATATGCCTTCCAGTATGGTTGGCGATGCCTCTGGCTTGAATGTGATTCGACTAGTGTAATTGCATGCATCAAATCCTCATCTTTTGTTCCACCTTGGCCGATTCGAATTGCATGGCTTACTTGCTTAGCACGTATTAGAGCAATGACCTTTCATTGTTCCCATATTCTTCGGGAAGGAAATACGGTGGCTGATAGAATGACAAACATGGGCTTACTTTCTCCATCCCTGGTATAG